In a single window of the Roseiconus lacunae genome:
- a CDS encoding type II secretion system F family protein produces MPEYSYVARGQEGKIQRGRMAAESLAALRSILESQGERLISAKSQEPPANLLPFRNPLDRLPARSITVEVALEQVAVMLESGLGILQALGTAAEQTTSQSMRTILQKVSEEIQEGDSLAEAMQRHKCFPLIAVQLARVGETTGNLDIVLRRAAEQMAARRENMSAVRTAVAYPAFVGIAAIGVAGYLVVFVIPELEKFLSSIGRRLPAITQSLLNLSIWIRTNGITVAILLVAVTIAMTLTYRVPKARVIVDRWLLRIPVMGKVLRLAGTVTFASSLGVMLRSGITVLEALRTVEGLHGNTHLASRVAVAREVVMEGGALAPPLAQKHGYMPMLSSMVAVGENTGQLDEVLARVTEFHEAQLQAAIKKLSALIEPLTIVVVGGIVGYVYLAFFMALFAAGG; encoded by the coding sequence ATGCCTGAGTATTCGTATGTTGCGCGAGGCCAGGAAGGCAAAATCCAGCGAGGCCGGATGGCCGCCGAGTCGCTCGCCGCACTGCGTTCGATCCTGGAGTCGCAGGGTGAGCGTTTGATTTCGGCGAAGTCGCAAGAACCACCAGCGAATTTGTTGCCCTTTCGCAATCCACTCGATCGCTTGCCCGCAAGATCGATCACGGTCGAAGTCGCGCTGGAACAGGTCGCCGTGATGCTTGAAAGCGGATTGGGGATCTTACAGGCACTCGGCACTGCGGCAGAGCAAACCACATCACAATCGATGCGAACGATCCTGCAAAAGGTGTCCGAGGAGATCCAAGAAGGAGACTCGTTGGCCGAAGCGATGCAGCGGCACAAGTGCTTTCCGTTGATTGCCGTTCAATTGGCCCGCGTCGGCGAAACAACCGGAAACCTAGACATCGTGCTTCGACGGGCTGCCGAACAAATGGCTGCCCGGCGTGAAAACATGTCGGCTGTTCGTACCGCCGTTGCTTATCCGGCATTTGTCGGAATCGCTGCGATCGGCGTCGCGGGCTACCTGGTCGTGTTCGTGATTCCTGAACTTGAAAAGTTTCTCTCGTCGATTGGACGTCGCCTGCCCGCGATCACCCAGTCGTTGTTGAATTTATCGATCTGGATTCGAACCAACGGAATCACAGTGGCAATCCTATTGGTGGCGGTGACCATCGCGATGACGCTGACGTATCGAGTACCGAAGGCGCGTGTGATCGTCGATCGCTGGTTACTGCGTATCCCGGTGATGGGAAAAGTACTCCGTCTAGCCGGGACCGTCACGTTCGCTAGTTCCCTTGGTGTAATGCTGCGCAGCGGGATCACAGTGTTGGAAGCGTTGCGAACCGTCGAAGGGTTGCACGGAAACACCCACCTCGCGTCACGCGTTGCGGTTGCACGTGAGGTCGTTATGGAAGGCGGCGCGTTGGCTCCCCCGTTGGCACAAAAGCATGGGTATATGCCGATGCTTTCGAGTATGGTCGCGGTAGGTGAGAACACCGGGCAGCTTGACGAAGTCCTAGCCCGCGTCACCGAATTTCATGAAGCTCAATTACAAGCCGCTATCAAGAAGTTGAGTGCATTGATCGAACCACTGACGATTGTGGTCGTCGGTGGAATCGTTGGTTATGTCTACCTTGCGTTCTTTATGGCTTTGTTTGCGGCCGGAGGTTGA
- a CDS encoding GspE/PulE family protein: protein MSNHDKTIADPEEMVNAGSNAAPMGLIEYHELNMDEVRVDPKWALKIPASLAMRKQVIPLCKLQGEIIVACADIEDTACQRQLTRLLDDEVRLLTAEPESLRSAIKRVYGSVSTSSAKSSRGGETATVESDDAVAICEEVLEAAAMRGASDVHFKPNETAMMVRMRVDGKLESYSTIPRQLQGAVVSRLKVLSGLDIAEKRAPQDGRFTARLGPGQVKTDLRVATLPTRFGERVTLRLLGGLGRALSLTNIGMSDRDLEIFQRAITRPHGLVLLTGPTGSGKSTTLYAAIDEVLKRRDGNIITVEDPIEYEMEDVSQVEIDSVDKVSFAKALRSILRHDPDVVMIGEIRDLETAEIAVKASLTGHLVFSTLHTNTAAGVVTRLADMGLKPFLIAATLRLAVAQRLVRRLCPKCRTPRTISEDEASLLERPTIAGATIFDASGCVYCAGRGYNGRIALIECFDCDESVAKLITDGAGEEALLANARERKRSMLMDDAVEKLLAGMTTYQEVLEAVVVW from the coding sequence ATGAGCAACCACGATAAGACGATTGCTGACCCAGAAGAGATGGTCAATGCTGGGTCGAATGCCGCACCGATGGGCTTGATTGAGTATCACGAACTGAACATGGACGAAGTTCGTGTCGATCCCAAATGGGCACTTAAGATCCCTGCATCGCTCGCGATGCGAAAGCAGGTCATTCCGCTGTGCAAACTTCAAGGTGAGATCATCGTCGCTTGCGCGGACATCGAAGACACCGCTTGCCAGCGTCAACTGACACGGCTGCTCGATGACGAAGTCCGGCTATTGACCGCCGAACCAGAATCTTTGCGATCGGCCATCAAGCGAGTTTACGGAAGTGTGTCGACTTCGTCAGCCAAGTCCAGTCGTGGAGGCGAAACAGCGACGGTTGAATCCGACGATGCCGTCGCAATTTGTGAGGAGGTGTTGGAGGCGGCCGCGATGCGCGGTGCTTCCGATGTTCACTTCAAGCCTAACGAAACCGCGATGATGGTGCGGATGCGAGTGGACGGAAAACTGGAATCGTATTCCACCATTCCACGTCAGTTACAAGGCGCCGTGGTCAGTCGCTTGAAGGTCTTGTCAGGTTTGGACATCGCAGAAAAACGAGCACCACAGGACGGCCGATTCACCGCACGTTTGGGACCCGGACAGGTCAAGACGGACTTGCGAGTGGCGACGTTGCCGACAAGGTTCGGTGAACGCGTCACTTTACGATTGCTTGGCGGTTTGGGGCGAGCGCTCAGTTTGACGAACATCGGGATGAGCGATCGAGATCTCGAAATATTCCAACGGGCGATCACTCGTCCGCACGGGTTGGTCTTGTTGACCGGTCCGACCGGCAGCGGAAAGAGTACGACGTTGTACGCCGCGATTGACGAGGTTTTAAAACGCCGTGATGGAAACATCATTACGGTGGAAGACCCGATCGAATACGAAATGGAAGACGTCTCACAAGTTGAAATCGATTCGGTCGACAAAGTTTCCTTTGCAAAGGCGCTGCGAAGTATTTTACGGCACGACCCGGACGTGGTCATGATCGGTGAGATCCGCGATTTAGAAACCGCAGAGATCGCAGTGAAGGCTTCGCTGACCGGTCACCTGGTTTTCAGCACGCTTCATACCAATACGGCCGCCGGTGTCGTCACGCGATTAGCGGACATGGGGCTCAAGCCGTTCTTGATCGCCGCAACGTTGCGGCTGGCCGTGGCTCAACGTTTGGTTCGGCGTTTATGCCCGAAGTGCCGAACGCCGCGTACGATCAGCGAAGACGAAGCGAGCTTACTTGAGCGGCCGACGATCGCGGGTGCAACCATCTTTGACGCGTCAGGCTGTGTCTATTGTGCGGGACGTGGATACAACGGTCGGATCGCGTTGATCGAGTGTTTCGATTGTGACGAAAGCGTTGCTAAGTTGATCACCGATGGTGCCGGGGAAGAAGCTTTGCTGGCCAACGCACGCGAGCGAAAACGTTCGATGCTGATGGATGATGCGGTTGAGAAACTACTCGCCGGCATGACGACCTATCAAGAAGTCCTCGAAGCCGTTGTGGTCTGGTGA
- a CDS encoding type IV pilus twitching motility protein PilT yields the protein MSSASELLKELLTHCVKTGASDLHLSPGQPPFYRADGRLNRELAWPVLSGDDVLQLACVLAGSDLEGWSQGAIDGATSEAGGRFRFNLYRKQKETAIAIRRLDEHIRPLVELGLPDSLYELSDLKDGLVIVAGPTGSGKSTTLATLIDRINRDHQAHIITIEDPIEYLHPSQKSLVNQRQIGIDSESFNDALVASLRQDPDVILVGEIREIETIRTAITAAETGHLVFATVHAPDCVGVIERITSVFPADEQSGVRRQLALVLKAVIAQHLLVADGAKVEADEKAGSRQVARRVLASEIMRVNSAIGNLIASGKSAQILSSIESGASAGMRTLDQNLAELMLAGMISERTATAYAQNPQIVQDRLMRLKRGGGRIGLMRAEGHR from the coding sequence ATGTCGTCTGCGTCTGAATTGCTCAAAGAACTGTTGACTCACTGCGTCAAAACTGGGGCCAGCGACTTGCACCTCAGTCCGGGGCAGCCGCCGTTCTATCGGGCGGATGGCAGACTCAATCGCGAGTTGGCTTGGCCGGTGTTATCTGGAGATGACGTTCTGCAGCTAGCTTGTGTGTTGGCTGGGAGTGACCTTGAAGGGTGGAGTCAAGGCGCGATCGACGGTGCGACCTCGGAGGCCGGCGGTCGGTTTCGATTCAATCTTTATCGGAAGCAAAAAGAAACGGCGATCGCGATCCGGCGTTTGGATGAACATATTCGGCCGCTCGTCGAGCTTGGACTACCCGATTCGCTTTATGAACTCAGTGACTTGAAAGACGGTTTGGTCATCGTTGCCGGTCCGACCGGGTCTGGCAAGAGCACAACGTTGGCGACATTGATCGATCGAATCAATCGCGATCATCAAGCTCATATTATCACGATTGAAGACCCGATCGAATACCTTCATCCGTCACAGAAGTCGCTTGTCAATCAACGTCAGATCGGCATCGACAGCGAATCATTCAACGACGCATTGGTTGCTTCGCTGCGGCAAGATCCCGATGTGATTTTGGTCGGCGAAATTCGTGAGATCGAAACGATCCGTACGGCAATCACTGCCGCTGAGACCGGGCACTTGGTGTTTGCCACCGTCCACGCTCCCGACTGTGTGGGCGTGATCGAACGGATCACCAGCGTTTTCCCGGCAGATGAGCAATCGGGTGTCCGTCGACAATTGGCATTAGTGCTCAAGGCCGTGATCGCTCAACATTTGTTGGTTGCCGATGGTGCAAAGGTCGAAGCGGATGAGAAAGCCGGATCGCGTCAAGTTGCCCGCCGCGTCTTGGCAAGTGAAATCATGCGTGTCAACTCCGCGATTGGCAACTTGATCGCTTCGGGTAAGAGCGCCCAAATCCTCTCATCGATCGAATCGGGGGCCTCGGCCGGAATGCGAACGCTTGATCAGAACCTTGCCGAGTTGATGCTTGCGGGGATGATTAGCGAGCGGACGGCGACCGCCTATGCACAGAATCCGCAGATTGTTCAGGATCGCTTGATGCGATTGAAACGTGGTGGCGGACGCATCGGGTTGATGCGGGCAGAGGGACACCGATGA
- a CDS encoding PilN domain-containing protein produces the protein MPKQLTLLLITSTQVARIDVVPGRRSKVKNLWMRDRIMGESTATLADAAIRLGPKKTGEVWVLSADFWTGVIHLAPDLARSLEGDELEQAIALEAETYSGISAFDSRLGIRSLPPDETGDLRWWVTQIAQSDWHDVKQTVAQFGGKLAGMGHAAMSGLPNRIRFDGSEQASWRLLQAFGEMTLGLQGAGSDVRDVITLGNLSTQRNRSQLNNWCGEGEDSDEQVTWVTDGPLRGNLNIGKSTMLSLTNENVNSEVVLSDSPSAREIVGEAAFQVWAESIGESLRADRKGNLASPPVAISETLPMSNQTATVVACGLGLVAAIGCVALYSASARQLEVLTAQVETLDVQKKKMSTDKKMLTASEKQLAEKKNTLADLQARTSLLQANLSRATRMRQFQQTRWLQLVTSIAKSHRDDLWVRGVFSDGQTVTVQGMAVSNQDVTEFTTKLEVFASPHGWKVHPAQTERNEMALVDFEVDLDVSDRVMPVTSADPTAVVSETTESKQVAQR, from the coding sequence ATGCCAAAGCAACTCACTCTCCTCCTGATCACCAGCACGCAGGTTGCTCGGATTGATGTCGTCCCAGGACGCCGATCCAAGGTCAAGAACCTATGGATGCGCGATCGGATTATGGGCGAGTCGACGGCGACGCTTGCTGATGCGGCGATTCGGCTGGGGCCGAAGAAGACTGGCGAGGTGTGGGTACTGTCGGCCGACTTTTGGACCGGGGTGATTCATCTCGCTCCCGATTTAGCGCGTTCGCTCGAAGGTGATGAACTCGAACAGGCAATCGCTCTCGAGGCGGAAACTTACTCGGGGATCTCGGCCTTCGATTCACGTCTAGGGATCAGATCGTTGCCACCGGATGAAACCGGCGACCTCCGCTGGTGGGTGACACAGATCGCGCAGTCCGATTGGCATGATGTGAAGCAAACCGTTGCGCAGTTCGGCGGCAAGCTGGCGGGCATGGGGCATGCGGCCATGTCCGGTTTACCGAATCGCATCCGATTCGACGGTTCCGAACAAGCTTCATGGCGACTATTGCAGGCGTTCGGTGAAATGACGCTCGGCTTGCAAGGCGCCGGTTCGGATGTTCGCGACGTGATCACGCTTGGAAATCTCAGCACGCAACGCAATCGCTCTCAACTAAATAATTGGTGCGGCGAAGGCGAAGATTCCGACGAACAAGTGACCTGGGTGACCGATGGACCACTGCGAGGGAATCTGAATATTGGCAAAAGCACAATGCTTTCGCTAACGAATGAAAACGTGAATTCAGAAGTAGTTCTGTCTGACTCTCCCAGCGCGAGGGAGATTGTTGGCGAAGCTGCGTTTCAGGTTTGGGCTGAGTCGATTGGCGAGTCGTTGCGGGCGGATCGAAAAGGCAACCTCGCTAGCCCGCCGGTAGCGATCAGCGAAACGTTGCCGATGTCTAATCAAACGGCGACCGTGGTGGCCTGCGGTTTGGGCCTTGTCGCCGCCATCGGTTGCGTTGCGCTATATTCCGCGTCTGCTCGTCAGCTTGAAGTGTTGACCGCGCAAGTTGAAACACTTGACGTTCAAAAGAAAAAAATGTCGACCGACAAAAAGATGCTTACTGCGTCGGAGAAGCAGTTGGCGGAGAAAAAAAATACGCTCGCTGATCTGCAAGCTCGCACGTCGCTGTTGCAAGCCAACCTAAGTCGAGCGACTCGGATGCGTCAATTTCAGCAGACTCGATGGCTGCAACTTGTGACGTCAATCGCGAAGTCACATCGCGATGACCTGTGGGTACGTGGCGTCTTTAGCGATGGCCAAACGGTCACGGTGCAAGGGATGGCGGTCAGCAATCAAGACGTGACTGAATTCACAACCAAATTAGAAGTCTTTGCCAGTCCTCACGGTTGGAAAGTTCATCCCGCCCAGACGGAACGCAACGAGATGGCACTGGTCGATTTCGAAGTTGATTTGGATGTCTCCGATCGTGTGATGCCGGTGACTTCAGCCGATCCCACCGCGGTGGTTTCGGAGACAACCGAATCAAAGCAGGTGGCGCAGCGATGA
- a CDS encoding type II secretion system protein — MEDSSSQNRNALTLVELVVVMTILVALAGLVMPRFVSTTQTAKKVATGASMVAVRDAMMQYWLDTKYVSLPGGTATAASDSDTTALANTNNRFQVRWLFENPANNPAVLGDELVVTFDPDSRLGWNGPYLFKPTGRYFDSAGDIDTDGNHMTGTNFSTLYGNVSGPAVLSAVQAGSGVVSRPLIVQAIDNGTTVDCRVVSAGSNGRIDIQHDVSTAALVADTTGVLVGDDEYVSFTLRR; from the coding sequence ATGGAAGATTCTTCGAGCCAAAATCGAAACGCTTTAACGCTGGTCGAACTCGTCGTCGTAATGACGATCTTGGTCGCGCTGGCGGGATTGGTCATGCCGCGATTTGTCTCGACGACACAAACCGCAAAGAAGGTTGCCACCGGCGCGTCGATGGTCGCAGTCCGTGATGCGATGATGCAGTATTGGTTGGATACGAAATACGTTTCACTGCCCGGAGGTACCGCGACGGCGGCCAGCGACAGCGATACCACTGCGCTTGCAAATACTAACAATCGTTTTCAAGTCCGGTGGCTCTTCGAGAACCCAGCCAACAACCCCGCAGTGCTTGGCGATGAATTGGTTGTCACCTTCGATCCCGATTCTCGCCTCGGATGGAATGGGCCTTACCTGTTCAAGCCAACGGGCAGGTATTTTGACTCCGCTGGTGATATCGACACGGATGGCAACCACATGACTGGAACAAACTTTTCGACTCTTTACGGGAATGTCAGTGGCCCGGCTGTGCTCAGTGCGGTGCAGGCCGGTTCGGGAGTGGTGTCTCGCCCTCTAATTGTCCAGGCGATCGACAATGGAACGACGGTCGATTGCCGAGTAGTCTCGGCGGGCTCGAACGGCAGGATTGATATTCAGCATGATGTTTCGACGGCCGCACTCGTTGCGGATACCACGGGCGTCTTGGTAGGAGACGACGAATATGTTTCGTTCACGTTGCGACGATAA
- a CDS encoding type II secretion system protein: MRELHARDSQRRSGLTLIELVVVLTILVALGGLIVPMLPNFLAKTHFAKCSTTIPEINKLWITSYTGDVKYPNGYDSLLEGGGLFSQLPGADAGGEVLQGTLTADQAANLVAIGVSHVYDHTAVTVPDSATLDSVPNDPSVNFATARQLADGEAVAVINPAGPSVESLGIDVAKYQARLGADVQFVVFGIGNNCDAVGPTGLMTEAPTHFGGEDAMNPVDFYQRYCVIFATSDEKAEFVCACSIHPDGFDGAEAHIRAYYEDQQI; this comes from the coding sequence ATGCGAGAGCTTCACGCACGTGATTCCCAGCGACGCTCCGGTTTGACATTAATTGAATTGGTCGTTGTGTTGACGATCTTGGTCGCCCTTGGCGGACTGATTGTCCCAATGCTGCCGAACTTCTTGGCCAAGACGCACTTCGCCAAGTGCTCGACCACGATCCCAGAGATCAACAAGCTGTGGATCACTAGCTATACCGGCGATGTGAAGTATCCCAATGGCTACGATTCGCTTCTTGAGGGCGGCGGGTTGTTCAGTCAATTACCGGGGGCGGATGCCGGTGGAGAGGTGTTGCAAGGGACTTTGACTGCCGATCAGGCGGCCAATCTTGTTGCCATCGGTGTGTCTCATGTCTATGACCACACTGCCGTCACTGTTCCCGATAGTGCCACGCTCGACTCGGTCCCGAATGATCCATCGGTTAACTTCGCTACAGCACGGCAACTCGCTGACGGAGAGGCGGTCGCGGTGATCAATCCAGCGGGGCCTTCGGTTGAGAGTCTTGGTATTGATGTGGCAAAGTACCAGGCTCGGCTTGGTGCTGACGTTCAGTTTGTAGTCTTTGGAATCGGTAATAATTGTGATGCTGTTGGTCCAACGGGGCTAATGACAGAGGCACCGACGCACTTTGGCGGGGAAGATGCGATGAATCCAGTCGATTTTTATCAGCGTTACTGCGTGATCTTCGCGACCAGTGATGAGAAGGCCGAGTTCGTCTGTGCGTGCTCGATCCACCCCGACGGATTCGATGGTGCCGAGGCACATATTCGGGCGTACTACGAAGATCAGCAGATTTAA